The Streptomyces sp. Alt3 genome has a segment encoding these proteins:
- a CDS encoding SMI1/KNR4 family protein, protein MIGMSETTEPGDNGVAAVLTTPQAWRDFLEQYSKLYVKVRADEEELDELLDEDQLEALDQDGQVELWLGEAPAREEALAAAEERLGVRFPPGLRGFFLASDGWKRLDDHVDGAHPCGRVRWMRDSEAGSRVIETYASIPGNEDDVQLFRRSIEIARGEDFWLLDPTDAGPDGEWAAYEFAPKYGDTTKHPSFSALFRSGYESMEEDADEDMD, encoded by the coding sequence ATGATCGGCATGAGTGAGACAACTGAGCCTGGAGACAATGGCGTTGCCGCCGTTCTGACCACGCCACAGGCGTGGCGTGACTTTCTGGAGCAATACAGCAAGCTGTACGTGAAGGTCCGTGCCGACGAGGAAGAGCTGGACGAACTCCTGGACGAGGATCAGCTGGAGGCGCTGGACCAAGACGGGCAAGTCGAGCTGTGGCTGGGTGAAGCCCCTGCCCGAGAGGAAGCTCTGGCGGCAGCCGAGGAGCGGCTCGGCGTGCGGTTCCCACCCGGCCTGCGGGGATTCTTCCTGGCGAGCGACGGGTGGAAGCGCCTCGATGACCATGTGGACGGCGCCCATCCGTGCGGCCGCGTCAGATGGATGCGGGACAGCGAGGCAGGCAGCCGCGTGATCGAGACCTACGCCTCCATACCCGGCAACGAGGACGACGTTCAGCTGTTCCGCAGGTCCATCGAGATCGCCCGGGGAGAGGACTTCTGGCTGCTCGATCCGACCGACGCCGGGCCGGACGGCGAGTGGGCCGCCTACGAGTTCGCGCCGAAGTACGGCGACACCACCAAGCACCCCAGCTTCTCCGCACTCTTCCGCTCCGGGTACGAGAGCATGGAGGAAGATGCGGACGAGGACATGGACTGA